One segment of Triticum aestivum cultivar Chinese Spring chromosome 2A, IWGSC CS RefSeq v2.1, whole genome shotgun sequence DNA contains the following:
- the LOC123186949 gene encoding protein transport protein Sec24-like At3g07100, whose protein sequence is MRPSAGNERPPGRPVSGFVPGFAAGAPPPAAGASPFGAAAPLGRPFAPPTQQQGPPVAQAAASPRGPLGAPPPAAMGGYRGPPPPQGSFGAGPPPPGLFSAAPPPQGPFGMAPPAQGPFGAAPPPSQGPMGGAPPPQGPFGAAPRPQGPFGAAPPSQGPFGAAPPSQGPFGAAPPPFHPPPSALPQPQSPTGNAMPPPTYVRPPPVQSQPQPVQGYYSGGPNPQFPPVRPSFQQPMQNMPPPTMGPPSSYSNQPAYPTTGPPMGTLQSLVEDFQSLSVSSAPGSLDPGVDVNGLPRPLYGDEEPAKVLEAFPLNCHPRYFRLTTHTIPASQSLVSRWHLPLGAMVHPLAEAPDGEEVPVVNFGSAGVIRCRRCRTYINPYATFADAGRKWRCNLCTLLNDVPGEYFCALDASGRRFDADQRPELSKGTVEFVAPTEYMVRPPMPPSYFFLIDVSVSAVRSGLLEVVAKTIKSCLDDLLGYPRTQIGFLTFDSTLHFHNFKSSLSQPQMMVVADLDDVFLPLPDDLLVNLVDSRRIVESFLDNLPNMFQDNVNVESALGPALKAAFMVMGQIGGKLLVFQSTLPSLGIGRLRLRGDDVRAYGTDKEHILRIPEDPFYKQMAAEFTKNQIAVDIFSLSDKYCDIASLGSLAKYTGGQVYHYPSFQATTHGEKLKHELSRDLTRETAWESVMRIRCGKGVRFTTYHGHFMLRSTDLLALPAVDSDKAFAMQLSLEETLMTTQTVYFQVALLYTSSSGERRIRVHTAAAPVVTDLGEMYRQADTGAIVSVLARIAVENSLSDKLDSVRQQLQLKLVKSLKEYRNLYVVQHRIGGRLIYPESLRYLPLYILALCKSLALRGGYADVSLDERCAAGFSMMILPARRLLNFIYPSLYRLDEVLTVEPDMIDGALKRLPLTLQCLDTAGLYLLDDGFTFLVWLGRMLQPELMNDILGVSLSNFPDLSKIQLRECDNNHSRNFMAVQRALRERDSSCYQLPRVVRQGEQPREGFLLLSNLVEDQMAGTSSYMDWILQIHRQTQSS, encoded by the exons ATGCGCCCGTCCGCGGGGAACGAGAGGCCGCCGGGGCGGCCCGTGTCCGGCTTCGTGCCCGGTTTCGCCGCCGGGGCCCCTCCGCCGGCGGCGGGGGCCTCGCCGTTCGGGGCCGCTGCTCCGCTCGGGCGCCCCTTCGCCCCGCCGACGCAGCAGCAGGGCCCGCCGGTCGCGCAGGCGGCTGCTTCCCCTCGGGGGCCGCTCGGGGCTCCGCCGCCCGCGGCAATGGGTGGGTACAGGGGTCCACCGCCGCCACAGGGTTCCTTCGGCGCTGGGCCGCCACCTCCAGGGCTGTTCAGCGCAGCACCGCCGCCTCAGGGCCCCTTCGGCATGGCACCACCGGCTCAGGGCCCCttcggcgccgcacctcctccttCCCAGGGACCCATGGGCGGCGCACCTCCACCCCAGGGACCCTTCGGCGCAGCACCTCGACCCCAGGGACCCTTCGGAGCCGCGCCTCCATCTCAGGGACCCTTTGGCGCCGCACCACCGTCTCAAGGCCCTTTTGGCGCAGCACCTCCACCTTTTCACCCTCCACCGTCAGCTCTCCCGCAGCCGCAGTCTCCCACAGGGAACGCTATGCCACCGCCAACTTATGTGAGGCCGCCGCCAGTACAATCGCAGCCCCAGCCTGTGCAAGGGTACTACTCTGGCGGCCCTAACCCACAGTTTCCGCCGGTCCGGCCATCGTTTCAACAGCCAATGCAGAACATGCCACCGCCTACCATGGGGCCACCTTCCTCGTACAGTAACCAGCCAGCATACCCAACTACAGGGCCTCCGATGGGCACGCTCCAGAGCTTAGTGGAGGACTTCCAGTCTCTGTCAGTGAGTTCTGCACCTGGATCGCTTGACCCAGGTGTTGATGTAAATGGGCTACCACGTCCGCTATATGGCGATGAGGAGCCAGCTAAGGTTTTGGAGGCATTCCCATTGAATTGCCACCCGAGGTACTTCCGGCTGACAACCCACACTATTCCGGCATCCCAGTCATTGGTCTCCAGGTGGCATTTGCCCCTTGGTGCCATGGTACATCCTCTCGCAGAAGCACCTGATGGG gaggaagtgccagttgtcAACTTTGGGTCGGCTGGTGTAATCCGCTGTCGAAGATGCAGGACATATATAAATCCTTATGCAACATTTGCAGATGCTGGAAGGAAGTGGCGCTGCAATCTTTGCACACTGCTCAATGATG TTCCTGGCGAGTACTTTTGTGCTCTTGATGCTAGTGGACGAAGATTTGATGCAGATCAAAGACCAGAACTTTCTAAGGGAACAGTGGAGTTTGTTGCTCCTACTGAATATATGGTTCGGCCACCAATGCCGCCTTCGTATTTCTTTCTTATTGATGTCTCAGTATCTGCAGTTCGAAGTGGGCTGCTCGAG GTAGTTGCGAAGACCATCAAATCATGCCTTGATGATCTTCTAGGCTATCCACGAACACAAATTGGATTCTTAACCTTCGACAGCACATTGCACTTCCACAATTTCAAG TCTTCTTTGAGTCAGCCTCAAATGATGGTGGTTGCCGATTTGGACGATGTTTTCCTGCCATTGCCTGATGATCTCTTGGTTAATTTGGTCGATTCTAGACGTATTGTCGAGTCCTTTCTCGATAACTTGCCCAATATGTTTCAGGACAATGTAAATGTAGAATCTGCTCTTGGTCCTGCACTTAAAGCAGCATTCATGGTTATG GGTCAAATTGGGGGAAAGTTGCTTGTCTTCCAGAGTACATTGCCATCTCTTGGTATTGGCCGTTTGAGACTTCGTGGAGATGATGTCCGTGCATATGGAACAGACAAGGAGCATATTCTGAGGATACCAGAAGATCCCTTCTATAAACAGATGGCTGCTGAGTTCACGAAAAATCAGATCGCCGTGGACATATTTTCTTTGAGTGACAAGTATTGTGATATAGCTTCCTTAG GTTCTCTGGCGAAATATACTGGTGGTCAGGTGTACCATTATCCATCCTTCCAGGCAACTACTCACGGGGAGAAACTTAAACATGAGCTTAGCAGAGACCTTACTCGGGAGACTGCTTGGGAATCTGTAATGCGTATCAGATGTGGAAAAG GGGTGCGTTTCACAACATATCATGGTCATTTCATGCTAAGGTCCACAGATTTGTTAGCTCTTCCAGCTGTTGACTCTGATAAAGCTTTTGCGATGCAACTGTCTCTAGAGGAGACCCTAATGACCACACAGACTGTTTACTTCCAAGTGGCATTGCT ATATACATCATCTTCTGGTGAACGACGTATCAGGGTGCATACGGCAGCTGCACCTGTGGTCACAGATCTTGGTGAAATGTATCGTCAAGCAGATACTGGTGCCATTGTGTCGGTGTTGGCTAGAATCG CTGTTGAAAACTCACTGTCTGATAAGCTGGACAGTGTTCGACAACAATTACAGTTAAAGCTTGTGAAAAGTTTAAAGGAATACCGGAACCTATATGTTGTGCAACATCGAATAGGAGGGAGACTGATATATCCAGAATCATTAAGATACTTGCCATTATACATCCTGGCCCTATGCAAATCCCTTGCTCTGCGTGGTGGTTATGCTGACGTCTCTCTTGATGAACGTTGCGCTGCTGGTTTCAGTATGATGATACTGCCTGCAAGAAGGCTGCTCAATTTTATTTATCCATCTCTGTACAGGCTTGATGAAGTATTGACAGTG GAACCAGATATGATTGATGGGGCCCTGAAGCGGTTGCCATTAACCTTGCAGTGCCTAGACACTGCCGGTTTATATCTTCTTGATGATGGCTTCACCTTCCTAGTATGGTTGGGTAGGATGCTCCAACCTGAGCTCATGAACGACATTCTTGGAGTCAGCCTCTCAAACTTCCCTGATCTATCAAAG ATTCAGTTGAGAGAATGTGACAACAATCACTCGAGAAACTTCATGGCAGTACAAAGAGCCCTGAGGGAGAGGGATTCTTCGTGTTACCAGCTGCCCCGTGTGGTACGGCAAGGCGAGCAGCCAAGAGAAGGCTTCCTACTTCTGTCCAACCTCGTCGAGGATCAGATGGCAGGAACAAGCAGTTACATGGACTGGATACTCCAAATTCACCGCCAAACACAGAGCTCGTGA